A genomic window from Mesorhizobium sp. 131-2-1 includes:
- a CDS encoding DUF930 domain-containing protein, translated as MGSVRSRVSAGLGLRRRCCLRQPRYGLKFGCEVAEDGESVVGFEILVGDAVPKEKWDDLGLPSSALKTRSAGHGQHRRAGVRWHDCRCVAKQKILSRRTAGGGCCRDLAPLKRTGSRSPRGRK; from the coding sequence ATGGGATCGGTGCGGTCGAGAGTGAGCGCGGGGCTCGGTCTCCGCCGAAGGTGCTGCCTTCGGCAGCCGCGATACGGGCTGAAATTCGGATGCGAAGTGGCCGAGGATGGCGAGAGCGTCGTCGGCTTCGAGATCCTTGTCGGCGACGCCGTGCCGAAAGAGAAATGGGACGATCTCGGCCTGCCCAGCAGCGCACTGAAAACGCGCTCTGCCGGGCATGGGCAGCACCGGCGCGCTGGAGTGCGCTGGCATGATTGCCGTTGTGTGGCGAAGCAAAAAATCCTATCAAGGCGCACGGCCGGCGGGGGTTGCTGCCGTGATTTGGCGCCACTCAAGCGAACGGGATCGCGCTCCCCGCGCGGAAGAAAATGA